From the Chryseobacterium sp. G0201 genome, the window AATTATATTTTACAGAAGGAAAATTAAGCGAAGCAGGAAAACATTATTTCGTGTACGAACCTTCTTCTAAAAACAAAACAATAGAATTAAGTGTTGAATTTTCATCTAAAAATCCAAAAAGCAGTAAAACATTATTTGCCGACGCTGAAAAAGAAAGCACTTCAGGCTGGAAATCTTTCTGGGAAAGTGGCGCTGCCGTAGATTTTGACGGAAGTACAGACCCGAGAGCAAACGAATTGGAACGCAGAGTTGTTTTATCGGAATATTTAACCAAAGTACAATGCGGAGGAAGCAATCCGCCACAGGAAACGGGTTTAACTTTCAACAGCTGGTACGGAAAACCTCACACAGAAATGCATTGGTGGCACGGTGTTCACTACGCTTTATGGGGAAGACCTGAGATTTTGGAAAAACAATTGGATTATTATTTCAGATCATTTGAAAAAGCAAAAGCTTTAGCCCAAAGACAAGGCTACAAAGGTGTAAGATGGATAAAAATGTCTGATAATGACGGAAACGAAAGTCCATCTTCAGTCGCTGCTTTTTTAATTTGGGAACAACCGCATCTTATTTATATGACCGAACTTCTATATCGCAATAACAAGGATAAAAAAGTATTGGAAAAATATAAGGATTTGGTTTTTGCAACAGCAGATTTTATGGCAGATTTTGCCACTTATGACAAAGAAAAAAAGCGTTATAATCTGGGTAAAGGAGTTATTCCGGCACAGGAAGTTTTCCCTGCTAAAGACACTTACAACCCGACATATGAAGTGGCGTATTGGGATTGGGCACTGAAAACAGCACAACAATGGAAAGAAAGATTAGGACAGCCGAGAGATAAAAAATGGGATGATGTGATTTCAAAATTGGCACCTCTTCCGGTACAGGATGGCGTTTATCTGTCGACGGAATCTGCAAAAGATTCTTTTACCTATCCAAAATGGATGACCGATCACCCCGCAGTTCTTGGAGCGTTGGGAATGGTTCCTGAATCTCCAAAATTGGATAAAAAAATCATGAAAAACACTCTCGATATCGTTTGGGAAAGATGGAACTGGGAACATACTTGGGGTTGGGATTTCCCGATGACCGCTATGACTGCGGCACGATTAGGACTTCCAAATAAAGCTCTGGATGCACTTTTCATGAATATACAGACCAATACTTATCTGAAAAACGGTCACAATTATCAGGACGGACGTTTACGAATTTATCTTCCCGGAAACGGAGGAGTTTTAACAACCGTTGCCATGATGCTCGAAGGTTGGGATAATTCGAAAGGTGAATTTCCAGGTTTCCCGAAAGATGGCTCATGGAAAATAAAAGCAGAAGGTTTCAAAAAAATGCCTTAAAAATTTTACATTCATATTAGTTGAAGTCTGTTCTGAAAAGGGCAGGCTTTTTTTATGGTCTGTTTTTACTCCTAATGAAGTTTTTTTATCGTTAAAATCTATCAATGTAGGTTTATTTTGAATAATCAAAAAAAATACAAGTATATCGACATAAATTTTACAACAAATCTGCAATCATTAATTAATTTTTTATAAATTAGATTCTTTAAAACCGTTTTAATCTCTCCTATCTGAAAAGCCATGGCAGAAACAACATTTGAAGTACAGATAAATGAACACTCCAGAGTTCCCAAATACAAACAAATTGTAGATTCTATACTTAATGGAATTGATGGAGGAGAAATTCAGATAGGAGAAAAAATTCCTTCTATCAACGAGCTTAGTGAATCCTGCTTTCTTTCAAGAGATACAGTGGAAAAAGCCTATAAAGAGCTTCGAAAAAGACAAATAATTGAATCGGTAAAGGGAAAAGGATATTACATTTCACGAATCAATAAAAATGATATTATTAATATCTTCTTTTTAATCAATAAACCTAGTACTTATAAAATGATGATTTACAATTATTTCGTCAATGCAATCGGTACCAAAGGCAATGTTGAGATGTATATTTACCATTGTGATGAAACACTTTTTATTAATTCATTAAAAAAGAACCTTGGAGGATTTGATTATTATGTGATCATGCCCCATTTTCGTGATGAGCAGTCAAAACATACCAGTTCAACGCAGGAAGTGATTGATATGATTGAAAAAATCCCGAAAAATAAATTGCTTCTTCTGGACAACACCAAACCAAACATTTCAGGCGAATATGGTACTATTTTTCAGGATTTTGAACATGATATTTACAATGCCCTGAAAGAAGGTTTAGACAAAATAAAGAAATACGAAAAGATCATTTTGGTTTATCCCGATAAATCTATTCACCCCTACCCGTTCCGCATTGTACGCGGTTTTGAGAATTTTTGTAAAGATTTTAAACTTGATTATGAAATTCTTGATGAAATTTATCCCGACATGGAATTACAGGACAAAGATATTTTCATCACCATCCGGGAACGTGATCTTGTAAATTTAGTGAAACAAATCAGACAGAAAAATCTGAAATTGGGTGAAGACATCGGAATCATTTCCTATAACGAAACTCCTCTTAAAGAATTGTTGGGAATTACCGTTATTACAACAGATTTTAAAGCCATGGGAGAATCTGCAGCCTACATGATCTTAAAAAATAAAAAGGAACAGGTGAATAATGTTTTTAAATTTATTCAGAGAGATTCTCTTTAAAACTCAAAGTTTATATTTTTTATACAAACGCGCAATCGATTACATTAATTTTAAATATACTCAAAAAAATATCTAATTTAATTATGATTAAAAAAATAATTTTTGCCATGAGCTTTTTTATGGTAATCGCTGTTTCCGGACAGAAAAAAAATGATAAAGACGCTGTGACTGAAGTCGCGGAAAAGCTGAGATTAGCAATGATAAGCGGTGATAAATCATCGTTAGAATCTTTGATCTTACCGGAATTAACTTATGGACATTCTGGAGGTCATATAGATGATTCAGCGGAGTTTGTTGACAAATTATCAAGTAAAAAATCAGTTTTTGAAACCATTGATATTACCAATCAAAATATCAGTATCGTCGGGAACACAGCGATTGTTCGTCATCATTTTTACGCAAAGACAAATGATCTTGGAAAAGGCCCAAGCGATGTAACTTTGGATATATTATTGGTTTGGACAAAAGTGAAAAACGACTGGAAATTATTGGCAAGACAAGCGGTGAAATCTGAAAAGAAAAAATAATTATTCAAATTATAATAAATGAAAATTCGCAGGGTTTCTTTGCGAATTTTTTAGTTTGAAACTGATCCACGTTTTTAACGCAAAGTTTTACTTATGATTTAATTTTTTTAAGTGAGCAAAGAATGGAACCAATAAATTGATTCTTATTAAGCATGCTTCTTCAGCGACTTGTTGCACTACTTTGCTTTCTTGAATAATACATTTTAATACTAAATCTTTGCGTTTAAAAATATTTTAAAGTTTATGAAGTTTTGGCTAAAGCCAATGTAGAATTTCTTTAATTGAAAACGGGCAAAAGCCCGTTCCTATTGAATGATTCAACCGTGTCATTCAGAACGAAATGAAATGTAGTGAAGAGTCATCTATTGTTAAATTAAGAAGAGATTCTTCCTTCGTCAGAATGACAAACTGATCAAAGAATTAACTTTTAAGAAGTTTTTACTTCACCCTAAAGTTCTGCAAATCTTCCGGTTTTTCACAGCAAACCTGCTCCATCACTTGTCTGAACTGCATTTTAAGCATTTCAATGACATGATCACCACCTTTTTCGCCTAAAGCTCCGACTGCATACATAAACGTTCGTCCCATAAAGGTAAATTCGGCGCCACAACTTAACGCGCGGGCAACATCCGGACCGGTTCTTACACCGCTGTCCATCATTATTTTGATCTGATCTTTATATTTTTCGCTAATTTCTTTCACTACGGCAATCGTAGACTCTCCGGCATCAAGCTGTCTTCCGCCGTGATTGGAGATGATCATTCCATCAAATCCTAAACGTACTGCTTCTGCAGCATCTTCGTCGGAAGCGACACCTTTTATAACCAATTTACCTTTCCATTTATCACGAATTGCTTTTATTCTATCAGAATTTAACCTTCCAGAAAATGTAGAATTCATAAATTGTCCTAACTGTTTCACGCCCATGTTTTTATCCATGTATTTTTCCATGGTTTTAAAACTAGGAACACCATGTTTGAGTATTTCCAAACACCATTCCGGTCTTGCCAACGCCTGTGAAACATTTCTGAAATTCAGTTGAGGAGGCATTGCCAAACCATTTCGGATTTCTTTAGCTCTGTATCCAAAAGTTGGAACGTCTGCTAAAACTACGAGTACATCGTATCCGGAAGCTTCACAACGATCAAGAATATCGTCGCGTAACCATTCTTCTCTCGGGTGATATAATTGATACCAAGCTTTCCCTTCCGTTAATTCGGCAATTCTTTCAATACTGCTGGTTGTTACCGTACTTAAAATAAAAGGAATATTGTGTTTAAAGGCTGCTTTTGCTAAAATTTCGGGGGCATTGGGCCACATTAATCCCTGTAAACCAACAGGAGAAATTCCAAATGGTGCGGAATATTTTACGCCGAATAATTCAGTTTCCATATTGGCTTCCGCATAATTATTGTTCAGGTATTGCGGACGAAGCAAAACTTCTCTCAGTTCGCTTGTATTTCTGTCTCTGTTAATGTTTTCATTACAACCGCCATCCAAATATTCAAAAGCGAAACGGGGCATCTTTTTCTTAGCTCTTTCGATCAACAATTCAAGCGAAGCATAACGGGTATCAAATGGAAATGCCATGATTTATAAATTAAGAATTAAAGGTTGAAGCACTTTCATCTGATAATGCTGTTGTAAAAAAGTTTCGTCTATTTTTTTGTTGGAAATAACCATTGATGCTCCCAATGCTGAACCCAACGGAGAATGTGTAGACATCACATTATAATGCTGGAAATGATGAGACATCAATTTCATAAATACATCATTGTCTGTAAATCCGCCGTCGATGTAAATGTTTTCAATTTCTGAATTTCCGATTGCGTTTGTAATGGTATGAATCTGTAAATCCATCAATTCTATCATTAATTGATGATATGCTTCTTCAAAGGTTGCAAATGAATTTAAATCTGTTGCAGTAATCATTTTTCTTTTCAAAATTATTCCTTCAAAACGAAAATAGATATTTTTATTCTTCATTAAGCGTAAATACAAATCCTGATCAAACTGCACTTCTCTATGGAAACCATACTCTTTTCCATAATGCGCACACAATTTTTCAACCTGAATCTTGTATTCATTTCCCATAAAAAAACGGGATGCTTTTACGCGTTTACCATCGATACGCATGTAATTTAGGCAATTGTTTTCTATATCTTCATCCGTTAAACTTTCATCATTAAAAGGATTGAGAGAAATACTCCATGTCCCAGTTGAAAGCAATAAAAAAGGTTCTTTTTTACTTAAAATATAAGGTAATAACGCTGAAGAACTATCGTGAATTCCAACGCCGATTTTTATTTTTTTATTTCTGTAAGAAGTGTTGATACTTGCTGAAGTAGGTACAATCGGCCCCAATACAGCATCAATTCCCTCTTCGTAAACCCAATCATGATAATCCGCTTTATCATAATCCCATAAATTGGTATGACAGCCAATTGAAGTGAATTCCGAAACACAGATTCCTGTAAACAGATACGATAAATACTGAGGTAAATGAAGACTGTAACGGATCTTTTTGAAGGTCTCCGGGTGTTTGTATTTTAACCAGAATAATTGCAGACCTGAATTTAACATTCCTGATTGAGGTGATGCTGTTTCGCGGGCAATTTTCAATTTACTTCCATGTTTTTCGTAAAATAAATCAAGAATTTCCTGATCCATGGGTTTTGTGTAATTATACAAAGGCGTCAAAACATTTCCTTTCTGATCCAGATGCACAAAACTTGCTCCATAGGTAGAGAAATTAATCGCTTTTACTTCAAAATTTTCATCATCAAGAATGGCGTTGAAGTTATCTTTTATCCAATTTTGCAATGCAGCAAGATCTTCCGTTGGATAACCATCTTCGTCTGTGGTGAGCGGTAATTCTGTATATTCCCTAACAACTTCTTTATAATTTTTATCAAATAAAAAGAACTTTTTATTGGTTTTTCCAATATCAAATACTATTGTTACTTTTTTTTTGGACATTCTTGTGATGAATTAATTTTTGTTTTTATCATTACGAGGGTTTTTAAAAATAAATTGTTCAAATATTTTCACTAATAACACTAATATGTTTTAATTGAAATTTTAATTTGTTTAAATATTATTTTTTGAACCATTAAGGAGTGTTCAGATAGTAAGATGCGTTAAGAAAAAAATCCACTAATTCCTTAAGCAGCAATGCCTAAAACCCTACTCATCTAAACACTTTCAACCTTAATGATAAAAAAATAAGGATACATATAATAAAAACTTTCGATTGCACTCAAAAGTTGAAATTATCAATTTTTAAACAGGTTTATAACCCCGTTGCTTTTACATTCAAACCTCTTTCGGAAATTAAATTTTCTCTTACCTTTAAGTTTCTGTAAGCGGCAATCGGGTCAAGCGCTGCACCTGTCTGTAATCTTGCAGCTCTTAATAATGGACGAACATCTGTTCTGTATGCATTCTGCAAAATATCCTGTGCACCTACAACATCATTGTTTAATTGTGCTGTTTTTAATGCTTTTTGGTCTACCAAAAGTGCCTGAGCATACGCAATTAAAATAGCTTCCAAAGATTGTAAAAGATCTTCCAACGGATCTTTGATGTTATGACTTGCATCGATCATCCAAGCCGGATAAGGGTTGTTAGGATTATTTTTCATACCGTAAACCAATTCATTGAAAATCAAGAATAAAGCATAAGGTTTGATAGAACCAACCGTTAAATCATCATCTCCGTATTTGCTGTCGTTGAAGTGGAATCCACCTAATTTCCCTTTATACATTAAGGTTGCAACGATCTGCTCAATATTCGTATTCGGCAAGTGGTGACCTAAATCTACTAAAGTATAAGCTCTTTCTCCACAAGCATTTGCCAGCATGAATGAAGTTCCCCAATCCTGGATTGTTGTTGAATAGAAATTCGGTTCGTAAGGTTTATATTCAATGAATAATTTCCAGTCTTCAGGCATTCCTGCGTAAATTTCTTTTAAGCTTTTTTCAGTGTTTGATAAAGCCGTCTGGAAATTTAACTGTCCCGGAAAACTTGCTCCATCCGCCAACCAAACGGTTAAGCTTTTTGAACCTAATTCTTTTCCGATTCTGATTACTTCTTTATTGTGTTCTACGGCATAAGCTCTTGAATCTTCATTTACAGCATTCAAAGAACCAAATTTGTAAGATTCTTTTGCTGCCGGCTGATCCTGAAATGTATTGGAATTCATCGCATCAAATAAAAGTCCGTGAGAAGCAGCTTTTTCTTTAATTGCCTTCACATCACTCGGAATATCCCATGGAATATGCAACGAAACAGCTCCCGCAGAATGCGTTAAAGCATGAATCAAACCTACATCGTCTAATTTTTGCTCTAAAGAAGAAGGTTCGCCACCGTAAGAAAATCTCCCAAAACGGGTTCCGCCTGCGCCTAAAGCCCAACTCGGAATTGCCACCTGGAAATCTGAAATTTTGTTGACAATCTCAGCAACATTTGCTCCTGATTTTGTTAACTTATTTTGTAGAAAATCAAAATCTGTATTAAAGTTTTCAACTTCTCCTTTATTGTAATTTTCAA encodes:
- a CDS encoding GntR family transcriptional regulator, with protein sequence MAETTFEVQINEHSRVPKYKQIVDSILNGIDGGEIQIGEKIPSINELSESCFLSRDTVEKAYKELRKRQIIESVKGKGYYISRINKNDIINIFFLINKPSTYKMMIYNYFVNAIGTKGNVEMYIYHCDETLFINSLKKNLGGFDYYVIMPHFRDEQSKHTSSTQEVIDMIEKIPKNKLLLLDNTKPNISGEYGTIFQDFEHDIYNALKEGLDKIKKYEKIILVYPDKSIHPYPFRIVRGFENFCKDFKLDYEILDEIYPDMELQDKDIFITIRERDLVNLVKQIRQKNLKLGEDIGIISYNETPLKELLGITVITTDFKAMGESAAYMILKNKKEQVNNVFKFIQRDSL
- a CDS encoding nuclear transport factor 2 family protein, whose amino-acid sequence is MIKKIIFAMSFFMVIAVSGQKKNDKDAVTEVAEKLRLAMISGDKSSLESLILPELTYGHSGGHIDDSAEFVDKLSSKKSVFETIDITNQNISIVGNTAIVRHHFYAKTNDLGKGPSDVTLDILLVWTKVKNDWKLLARQAVKSEKKK
- a CDS encoding alpha-hydroxy acid oxidase → MAFPFDTRYASLELLIERAKKKMPRFAFEYLDGGCNENINRDRNTSELREVLLRPQYLNNNYAEANMETELFGVKYSAPFGISPVGLQGLMWPNAPEILAKAAFKHNIPFILSTVTTSSIERIAELTEGKAWYQLYHPREEWLRDDILDRCEASGYDVLVVLADVPTFGYRAKEIRNGLAMPPQLNFRNVSQALARPEWCLEILKHGVPSFKTMEKYMDKNMGVKQLGQFMNSTFSGRLNSDRIKAIRDKWKGKLVIKGVASDEDAAEAVRLGFDGMIISNHGGRQLDAGESTIAVVKEISEKYKDQIKIMMDSGVRTGPDVARALSCGAEFTFMGRTFMYAVGALGEKGGDHVIEMLKMQFRQVMEQVCCEKPEDLQNFRVK
- a CDS encoding FGGY-family carbohydrate kinase, giving the protein MSKKKVTIVFDIGKTNKKFFLFDKNYKEVVREYTELPLTTDEDGYPTEDLAALQNWIKDNFNAILDDENFEVKAINFSTYGASFVHLDQKGNVLTPLYNYTKPMDQEILDLFYEKHGSKLKIARETASPQSGMLNSGLQLFWLKYKHPETFKKIRYSLHLPQYLSYLFTGICVSEFTSIGCHTNLWDYDKADYHDWVYEEGIDAVLGPIVPTSASINTSYRNKKIKIGVGIHDSSSALLPYILSKKEPFLLLSTGTWSISLNPFNDESLTDEDIENNCLNYMRIDGKRVKASRFFMGNEYKIQVEKLCAHYGKEYGFHREVQFDQDLYLRLMKNKNIYFRFEGIILKRKMITATDLNSFATFEEAYHQLMIELMDLQIHTITNAIGNSEIENIYIDGGFTDNDVFMKLMSHHFQHYNVMSTHSPLGSALGASMVISNKKIDETFLQQHYQMKVLQPLILNL
- a CDS encoding sugar isomerase, translated to MIIGKDIIENYNKGEVENFNTDFDFLQNKLTKSGANVAEIVNKISDFQVAIPSWALGAGGTRFGRFSYGGEPSSLEQKLDDVGLIHALTHSAGAVSLHIPWDIPSDVKAIKEKAASHGLLFDAMNSNTFQDQPAAKESYKFGSLNAVNEDSRAYAVEHNKEVIRIGKELGSKSLTVWLADGASFPGQLNFQTALSNTEKSLKEIYAGMPEDWKLFIEYKPYEPNFYSTTIQDWGTSFMLANACGERAYTLVDLGHHLPNTNIEQIVATLMYKGKLGGFHFNDSKYGDDDLTVGSIKPYALFLIFNELVYGMKNNPNNPYPAWMIDASHNIKDPLEDLLQSLEAILIAYAQALLVDQKALKTAQLNNDVVGAQDILQNAYRTDVRPLLRAARLQTGAALDPIAAYRNLKVRENLISERGLNVKATGL